One genomic region from Anopheles bellator chromosome 2, idAnoBellAS_SP24_06.2, whole genome shotgun sequence encodes:
- the LOC131210286 gene encoding uncharacterized protein LOC131210286 — translation MDQIGSVRRRSSLFSSNQGLEFSTNDNENIKYEKQLRAEVKDWTELLRSKCNDLVQANSAVRIVDQTLLSEEQKRYLADGPSIEKYIKEVKAFDRTMEAYIDRKNILLEKKAYIVQEIRALVEIELKDRISNEDEQ, via the exons ATGGACCAAATAGGATCTGTTAGACGCCGTTCTTCACTCTTCTCTTCTAATCAAG GTTTGGAGTTCAGTACGAACGATAATGAAAACATAAA ATATGAAAAACAGTTGCGTGCGGAAGTAAAAGATTGGACAGAATTGTTGCGCTCAAAGTGCAACGATCTAGTGCAAGCCAATTCTGCGGTGCGCATAGTCGATCAAACACTACTTTCCGAGGAACAGAAACGCTACCTAGCAGACGGACCGTCCATTGAAAAGTACATCAAAGAAGTCAAAGCATTCGATCGCACAATGGAAGCCTACATCGATCGAAAGAATATTCTGTTGGAGAAAAAGGCTTACATCGTTCAGGAAATTAGGGCTCTGGTTGAAATAGAGTTAAAGGATCGCATAAGCAATGAGGATGAGCAATGA